From the Solanum lycopersicum chromosome 10, SLM_r2.1 genome, one window contains:
- the LOC101258014 gene encoding uncharacterized protein, with translation MPGLAQRNDEQNDNETAVFNASSKSISSNGFWSKHREDISYNQLQKFWSELSPQARQKLLKIDKQTLFEQARKNMYCSRCNGLLLEGFFQIVMYGKSLQHEDAGAHRTCSRVGTLKDQCDGELHATTGSEYDVQDPSVHPWGGLTTTRDGMLTLLDCYLYTKSLKGLQNVFDSSRGRERERELLYPDACGGGARGWISQGMATYGRGHGTRETCALHTTRLSVDTLVDFWTALGEETRQSLLKMKEEDFIERLMYRFDSKRFCRDCRRNVIREFKELKELKRMRREPHCSIWFCVADAAFQYEVSHDTIVADWHQAFIDTFGTYHHFEWAVGTGEGKCDILDYENVGLSGRVQVSGLDLSGFNACYITLRAWKLDGRCTELSVKAHALKGQQCVHCRLVVGDGFVTITRGESIRRFFEHAEEAEEEEDEDSMDKDGNELDGECSRPQKHAKSPELAREFLLDAATVIFKEQVEKAFREGTARQNAHSIFVCLALKLLEERIHVACKEIVTLEKQMKLLEEEEKEKREEEERKERRRIKEKEKKLRRKERLREKEKDREKKSCDSNQSNFAPDDVSKEELSPNVDEESNLMGYTDSVSEAGEVNLSSPLSPNDEDDLLLDGYNHPSVQINSDDYFEEFSMNEGNGSFPADHMRHSGRLKFRKEFEPDSSLKWFDGRRCAVSGSGGAASKYEPRHHCDNFEASRSTNRLNKPLRSNAAKSSMKDGASKFVEKLNCSNIRKYDRYESSDCSCNQHSDDRAKLYPNMARGIGNNKPVSKLGCESDISKPYYGTKYNQVVYLRENCARPKSKTAIRNNLSSRDSSVIKKVWEPMELRKKYPRSSSDSDVTLRSSTFQVESTGIDKHPEPSISNNLGVSSSLQLNEEKGIQELRKSSSETKSNCASGFHLEDKSLCYVKEVAEDEVDSCLIPRSSSQRTLGLSQSSSSNSDNCSSCLSEGDSATSFSNPHNSESSSTSDSEDCSKNSEGRETSEVMQNAFAECYEVAQEKRTAAAKGEDVSSLTPNSVGTTVGSFPTTAASTNANVNGTLGMRPQSLRPPVHSQGTHFPRFQVPAMDYYYQTPLSWATTPVNGFIPFPHPNHYVFATPFSYGLNANAHFMQHGALQHLIPPPINHGHLPVFQSVAPTSDRCIKENARVSTVGRLKEEAKVQRMAPVGQHTMEKSTTAGSGETEESRNSGFSLFSFTPDPFSLKEGMARNLSSNLRTNHIAGESGCNKKEPIEEYNPFANRIEFPFADIVR, from the exons ATGCCAGGGTTAGCGCAGAGAAATGATGAGCAAAATGATAATGAAACGGCGGTGTTTAATGCTTCTAGTAAATCGATTTCGAGTAATGGGTTTTGGTCAAAGCATCGCGAGGATATAAGCTACAATCAGCTTCAGAAG TTCTGGAGTGAGCTATCACCTCAAGCTCGGCAGAAGCTTTTAAAGATTGACAAACAAACTCTCTTTGAGCAAGCTCGTAAGAACATGTACTGTTCTAGATGCAATGGATTACTGCTTGAAGGTTTTTTCCAAATTGTCATGTATGGGAAGTCATTGCAGCATGAGGATGCAGGTGCTCACCGTACTTGCAGCAGAGTAGGGACATTGAAGGATCAATGTGATGGAGAGTTGCATGCAACAACAGGGTCTGAGTATGATGTTCAAGATCCATCTGTCCATCCTTGGGGAGGTCTAACCACAACACGAGATGGGATGCTTACCTTGTTGGATTGTTATCTATATACCAAATCCCTGAAGGGACTTCAAAAT GTGTTTGACAGTTCACGTGGAAGGGAACGAGAAAGAGAGCTGCTTTATCCTGATGCTTGTGGTGGAGGTGCTAGGGGTTGGATAAGCCAAGGGATGGCAACTTATGGCAGAGGGCATGGAACAAGAGAAACATGTGCTCTTCATACTACCAGACTTTCTGTAGACACATTGGTAGACTTCTGGACTGCCCTGGGGGAAGAGACACGACAGTCTCTTCTGAAAATGAAGGAAGAGGACTTTATTGAAAGGCTCATGTACCG GTTTGATAGCAAGAGATTTTGTAGAGATTGTAGAAGGAATGTTATCCGGGAATTCAAGGAGCTGAAGGAGTTGAAACGCATGCGCAGAGAACCTCATTGCAGTATTTGGTTTTGTGTTGCTGATGCAGCATTCCAGTATGAG GTTTCCCACGACACAATTGTAGCTGACTGGCATCAGGCGTTCATTGATACCTTTGGGACATATCATCACTTTGAATGGGCAGTTGGAACTGGAGAAGGAAAATGTGATATATTGGACTATGAAAATGTTGGCTTGAGTGGAAGAGTGCAAGTCAGTGGTCTAGACTTGAGCGGTTTCAATGCCTGCTATATCACTCTACGGGCATGGAAACTGGATGGTAGATGTACTGAACTTTCTGTCAAAGCACATGCATTGAAGGGTCAACAGTGTGTACATTGCCGGCTTGTGGTTGGGGATGGTTTTGTTACAATAACAAGAGGGGAAAGCATTAGGAGGTTCTTTGAGCATGCTGAAGAGGCTGAAGAAGAAGAG GATGAGGATTCCATGGACAAGGATGGAAATGAACTAGATGGTGAATGCTCTCGTCCTCAAAAACATGCCAAGAGTCCTGAACTTGCTCGGGAATTTCTTCTAGATGCCGCAACTGTAATTTTTAAGGAGCAG GTTGAAAAAGCTTTTAGAGAAGGAACTGCACGGCAAAATGCACATAGCATATTTGTATGTCTTGCATTGAAGTTGCTGGAGGAGCGCATTCATGTTGCCTGCAAGGAGATAGTTACTTTAGAAAAGCAG ATGAAACTTCTGGAGgaagaagagaaggaaaaacgtgaagaagaagaacgcAAGGAGAGGAGGAggataaaagaaaaggaaaagaagctGCGGAGGAAGGAGAgattaagagaaaaagaaaaggatagAGAGAAGAAAAGTTGCGACTCAAACCAAAGTAATTTTGCCCCTGATGATGTTTCAAAGGAAGAATTATCACCTAACGTTGATGAGGAATCTAATCTTATGGGCTATACAGACTCGGTAAGTGAAGCTGGTGAAGTTAATTTATCCAGCCCTTTATCGCCGAATGATGAAGATGATCTACTTTTGGATGGATATAATCACCCAAGTGTGCAAATCAACTCTGATGATTATTTTGAGGAATTCAGTATGAACGAGGGGAATGGCTCATTTCCAGCTGACCATATGAGACATTCTGGGAGGTTGAAATTTCGAAAAGAATTTGAACCAGATTCAAGCCTGAAATGGTTTGATGGACGTCGGTGTGCTGTTTCAGGCAGTGGAGGTGCGGCAAGTAAGTATGAGCCAAGACATCACTGTGATAACTTTGAAGCTTCAAGGAGTACCAACAGGTTAAATAAGCCATTAAGAAGTAATGCTGCAAAGTCCAGCATGAAAGATGGTGCCTCTAAGTTTGTTGAGAAGTTGAATTGTTCCAATATCAGGAAGTATGACCGATATGAATCTTCAGATTGCAGCTGTAACCAACACAGTGACGACAGAGCTAAGTTGTACCCAAACATGGCCAGAGGAATCGGGAACAATAAACCTGTGAGTAAGTTAGGATGCGAATCAGATATCTCCAAGCCCTACTATGGAACCAAATATAATCAGGTTGTATATCTGCGTGAAAATTGTGCAAGACCCAAAAGCAAAACGGCTATACGTAATAATCTGTCTAGCAGAGATTCATCTGTTATTAAGAAGGTATGGGAACCAATGGAATTGCGAAAGAAATATCCAAGGAGCAGTTCTGACTCTGATGTTACCTTGAGATCTTCAACTTTCCAGGTTGAGAGCACCGGAATTGATAAGCATCCTGAGCCTTCTATTTCTAATAATTTGGGAGTTTCCAGTTCTCTTCAATTAAATGAAGAAAAGGGCATACAAGAATTAAGAAAGTCTAGTTCTGAAACTAAAAGCAACTGTGCAAGTGGTTTTCACTTGGAAGATAAATCACTTTGTTATGTGAAAGAAGTGGCTGAAGATGAAGTTGATTCTTGTCTGATCCCGAGGTCTTCCTCTCAGAGGACTTTGGGTTTATCACAAAGCAGCTCCTCTAATTCTGATAATTGCTCATCCTGCCTTAGTGAGGGAGACAGTGCTACATCCTTTTCAAATCCACATAATTCAGAATCATCATCGACGTCAGATTCAGAAGATTGCAGCAAAAACTCTGAAGGAAGAGAAACTTCTGAAGTTATGCAGAATGCTTTTGCTGAATGCTACGAAGTTGCACAAGAAAAAAGAACTGCTGCTGCTAAAGGTGAGGATGTCAGTTCCCTGACACCAAATTCTGTAGGAACTACTGTGGGAAGTTTCCCGACCACAGCTGCTTCAACAAATGCAAATGTGAATGGGACTCTTGGCATGCGACCTCAATCCTTGCGTCCACCAGTCCACAGTCAAGGCACACACTTCCCAAGGTTTCAAGTTCCTGCTATGGACTATTATTATCAAACTCCACTTTCTTGGGCGACTACTCCTGTAAATGGGTTCATTCCATTTCCTCATCCAAACCATTATGTATTTGCTACTCCATTTTCATATGGTTTAAATGCGAATGCCCATTTCATGCAGCATGGTGCCCTGCAGCATCTGATCCCTCCACCCATTAACCATGGCCACTTGCCTGTTTTTCAGTCAGTTGCTCCAACCAGTGACAGATGCATCAAGGAAAATGCCAGGGTTTCAACAGTTGGTAGGTTAAAAGAGGAAGCTAAAGTCCAAAGGATGGCTCCAGTAGGACAGCACACAATGGAGAAGTCAACGACTGCTGGATCCGGTGAAACTGAGGAGTCTAGAAATTCAggcttctctcttttctctttcaCACCCgatcctttttctttaaaagaaGGGATGGCGAGGAACTTATCTTCAAATTTGAGAACGAATCACATTGCGGGTGAAAGTGGCTGCAATAAGAAAGAACCCATTGAAGAGTACAATCCATTTGCAAATCGAATTGAGTTTCCCTTTGCCGATATAGTTAGATAG
- the LOC101258315 gene encoding ras-related protein RABA4d-like produces the protein MSSNLYADHYNQKIDYVFKIVLIGDSAVGKSQLLARFARNEFSLDSKATIGVEFQTKTLLVDNKTVKAQIWDTAGQERYRAVTSAYYRGAVGAMLVYDLTKRQSFDHMARWLEELRGHADKNIVIMLIANKCDLGSLRAVPVEDAQEFAERENLFFMETSALQSTNVEGAFMTILTEIYKIISKNTLTAAPGADYGKSQSLKGTRIIVPGQDSDSGGNSGGCCMSS, from the exons ATGTCTTCGAATTTGTATGCTGATCATTATAATCAAAAGATTGATTATGTTTTTAAGATTGTTTTGATTGGAGATTCTGCAGTTGGTAAATCTCAATTATTGGCTAGATTTGCAAGAAATGAATTTAGTTTAGATTCAAAGGCTACAATTGGGGTTGAGTTTCAAACAAAAACTTTACTTGTTGATAACAAAACCGTTAAGGCACAAATTTGGGACACCGCGGGACAAGAAAG GTATAGAGCAGTAACAAGTGCATATTATCGAGGTGCAGTTGGCGCGATGCTAGTCTATGACTTAACAAAACGTCAATCATTCGATCATATGGCTAGATGGCTGGAGGAACTAAGAGGTCACGCGGACAAGAACATAGTTATAATGCTCATCGCGAACAAATGTGATCTAGGAAGTCTTCGAGCTGTACCAGTTGAAGATGCTCAAGAATTCGCAGAAAGGGAGAATCTTTTCTTTATGGAAACATCAGCACTTCAATCCACAAACGTCGAGGGTGCGTTCATGACAATTTTAAcagaaatttataaaatcattagcAAGAATACGCTCACTGCAGCTCCGGGAGCTGATTATGGGAAGTCGCAATCTTTAAAGGGAACCAGGATCATTGTTCCTGGACAGGACTCGGATTCTGGTGGGAATAGTGGTGGTTGCTGCATGTCGTCATGA